GTGGAAATTCTGAATGAGCTGTATGTGAATGCGTAGACTTACAATTTGTTAGGGCAAAACTTCATATGTTGAAAaataactattttcaaagctaTTGTCGTATGAACAACATCTGTGAAATAATTCATCTTGATCTCAATGAAAACCATGGTGGTCACAAAAGCCAGAATGGCCAATTGGTCATCATCAACAGCAAGTAATAAGTAAACAATTCAGACGTACTTTAGTGATTCAACTGTTTTAGGAGACATTCCTGAcaatatataaaataattatATGAAGAACAAGTTAATTTCAAAAGAAATAATTTAATATATTATGtagaatatacagtatacacaggTTAACTTGACAAGGCTTTGTACAACTGTTACAAAGTTGGTAGACGCACAGTCACCCACATACGTGTAGTCCATGCACAAGAGCACAGACAAACTATTAAAGAGACAATGGAATAGGCTTGTAGGACAGATGTTGGCAGTAATACAGGCTGATTCACCACCATCTTGGTTTTAGACAAACATAATTTCCTATACTGATACAAAACTAACAAATCAGAAATAATAACCGGTAAGACTTGAAGGTTTTGGATATGAGGAAGTTAGGAGGGAGAGTGGCTAATTTCAAGACACCCTTTTTGAACTATTCCCATGACAATACTATCCCTGTAAAACTAATATCAACCAGAGCCACTCTTAGCAAGTGTTAACTcatacacaacacactgcaTGCTTGGTTCCCTTTACCTTCTCTGTCTTTCCACTTGTAATGTAATGATGATTTGACATGCTACAATGGCCACAACTGTAAAAAGTAATTATTGGCATGGCTTTATTTAGCTGCAACAGATACTTTGTTCCTGTCATGGGGGGCCAGAGAGTGGTATTTCCAATATCTGGGTTGACCAAACACATTACACAGGCAGGTACAATAGGCTTTGTTCAATGCTTCTTTGAATAATGTGTTTGATATGTACACCATAGGTAGCATGCAGTTAATTCAAGGAAACTTTGGCATTATGAACACTGAGGAGTGAAACAACGCATGTTTTAAACACCTAACAAATCGCTATTCCTGTTTCAGAAGCTTTGAAAGCGCTTAGTAAAGAGATATGGTAAATGGAAGAGCTAGTCATTGAAAATTACCTTAGTTTTAGCTAACAAGTGAACATGTGCAGGAATAGTTTGTTTCCTTGCATGTTCTAAAATGATGTATCCCTTTAAGTAAACACTTTATCTACTGGTCTTTTCTGTCAGGCCTACCGTCACTAATTTTACCAAAGGCTAGTATAGAGAATGTCAACCAGATTTTTGCTCTCATATGTATAAGCACCAAAGCAGTTTAGGATGTGTCTGACAATGACACTAAATCAGTTTGCCATTGGTTTGGGAAAAAGTGAATGTACTTACACTTTCCAGTGCATGTGGGGAAGGGCTAGAGCTTTTGACTTTTAAACTACCACTGTGTGACGGCGCCATGCCTTCCTCTTATGAGCCTCTAAGGTTGTTTTTCGTAGTACTATGGTGGAAGGACAGAGGGGATCCTGATCTGTCCGTCCAGCtgaagagtgggagagagagggaggccctatgGTCAGGAGAGGGCCGGGAGCCAAGGCTGACAGTGTGCTGTCGGGAACTGTAACTGGGTGGACTGTGGCCCGCTGAGAAGCCTCCACTGGGCTGCTGAGCTGACACTGCTCTTTCATTGGTGATCTTAGTAACTCaaccctttctcctcttctactTTTTAATCCATCCTCATCCTTGCCAAGTTCCATCTCTAGATTCATGGACACAGCCCTCACTCGTATTCCTCTTTTTTTCCTATAACACACTGGCAGTCTCTGGTCCCACTGGGTCTGCGGTGCTCTCTGAAGACTTGAAGCTTGGCTGAGGCTAGGCAGTCTGAGATAGGAGAGCCAGGAGGGGAAAACTGAGCATGCTCTGGCCAGTCTTGGGACATTTAAGAGGGGCAGGGCAGTGAGCTCCTCTTGGGACCTCATTTGTGTGGTGCTGGTGATGACGTTGGGGTACTGACAGTGTGAGTATAGGAAGCTATTAGGACAAGGCTGGGGTATTTTAGTGGATAACCCCCCTTCATCCCAGCGCACAATATTTCTTGctggtctttctttctctgtttccacTGTCACCCCACTTCCCCTAAACAGGAATTGTTTAGCCTCTATTCTCTTTTTACCCTTATTCCCTTCTGTTTCCCAACTATTTTCTATTCTAGGAGGGTTCAGTCCTTCAGTCACATGCTCTTGATCCTGGTCCTTTCCCTTCTTTTCTTCGTCCACCCCATAGTTGCTTGCTTTGATTGGCTCGTGCTCAGAGTCCTCACCAGAGCTGCTGTCCATTGGATGGGTACTGGGACATTTCTTGCGTTTCCGGGTGGCTTTAAAGATGAGTGATGGAAGGAAGTCTCTGGCACTCAGGTCCTTCTTGATGTCCAATGAGACCTTAAACACATATTCCAGATCAGACATGGTTGATTGCAGGATAGTCTGTGAACTGAAGATCAGTCAACGATAATCATCCAGACAAAATAGTTCCTTCAATCACCAATttaactagcctggtcctaaccagaccctcgtacatttcatttgtacagagggtctgggatctctcgattgacaaacgttaactcccttgaaggcgggtcctctgttgaagtttaaaactattggatccgcccagagccactctgatttgccataaccaatcgcacgtgttcgccttagccaactccttcaccactactgtaacggagctagctgccgtagctggaaaatcaaacttttcccgaaccccgtggggaggagggccacaacatcatggccaccaacaaaactcagcaaggaatgttcttgctccggctttaacctatattcggcagcgttgccacaaccgcagaatagtttcgctcgcatctttctccgccgccattactgaactactcaaacaagtgcacgacattaacgtcatcgttctcagccactccctctgttcgctgattggacctacaaaacatttgtttctggaaaccgacatCAGAGcctagctcccagacctagtacagaagcaaaatccaaattgagcggaagtacgtaggagggcagagccaggctacaatTTAACACCATCAACTCCAAATAAAGTTCTGGTTAGTAATAGTGCTTACCTTTGATTTAACTGAATCGCTGGTGGTGGAAACTGCATTAGAGCCAAAAAAGAGAAGTTTACAAGGACATGATGATCATTAGCAAATCAAATGGAGGTAGCATTTTATTTGGGGGGGTCTAAGAGGCCACAAGTTATGTACTTGCTGATATCCAACCACTCAACAGTACTATATGATACTGTTTGAGGATAGTAGTTGAGGATGTTAGAAGCCAGAAGAAGAATAGAATAATAGAGAAGtgagaacacagacagaaaaacacacacacgtaacttGAGGTAGTCATGCTCCTACCGAAGAGGATTGATCCACAGGTTCAGCTACAGTAGGATAGGTGTGCAAGAAGGTCCAGAAAAAGAGTAATTGTGAAACAATAAGTTTACACAGGCAGAAATGAAATGGGAGTGGAAAAAGTACAGATGGGCAGTACTTTAGCATGTGCAGTATTCCTTAATGTTATCATTAGCATGTGCAGTAGACCTCAATGTTATCATTAGCATGTGCAGTATCCTCTGGGTTCTCTGGGTCCACACTCACCTGAGGTTTCCCCAAGCACACCTGTCCTACCGATGTTGGAAAGTAAGTGGTCAATATTTGGAACAGGCTGCATGTCTCTCTTATCCACTGGGGCCTACACCCACATACATGCAAGTGCAAACACAGACAAGATAGAGAGAATGAGATTAAATATTTGTGAATATTAAGACCGAGTGTAATGCACTGTCCAGAAACTACTGCTGGGTCATTATTGTTGTATAGTTGTCTTGTGCGATTCTACTGGGGTTTAGGCAGGGTAGTTGACATgaagctctactggggcacaggcccctcatTACAAATAgttttcttccaagcttgctgcATACAAGAAGTGTGCAACACAATGCGCTATATAAACTTtacttgcttaacccactatgtGTACAGTTCAGGGATATAAGTTTGATAGCCTTTATAGGGACATCAAAAGTTAATGTGAGACCATTTATTTCGCAATAATTTGAGCACAAATATGttggagcttcatgtaatatgttTTAGTTTGATACTATTATGtttgagtcaaaataagatgattgtAAGGCCTATTACTTAGAAACTTTTCGTAAGACCGGTTTCGTAATCTTTTTTTAGGATGCCTCAATTCTGACGTGCTTGCCGACACCTGCACTTCTTTGTGCCACTGCAGCTATTATAGCAAGCACAGAAAAGTGCATGGACATGGAATTTTGCTGGCACGCATCGGTTTGGGTTTTCCGTTAAACTGCATTGATTTTAAAAgcattgattgggatactgcttTCCTTTTTCCAGGATTGTCAATTAGCATTGACAattaaagtaaattgttaaaactcaaatttGAGaatttactggggcacagcagctATATACTGGGCattgtgccccagtaaaaagggtctagcgACGCCGCTGGTTTAGGATCAGGGTCAGGTTTACTGTCTACCTTCTCATCTCTATCCAGTGTTCCGGCATTGAAGAACCAGTCATgctagagaaaaaaagagaattaGTTACAAAATTGGATTATTTCAAATCCAAAACTACTGAAGTAATTTAGGAGCTTGAGAGTTCTTACATGTAAGATGAGTGTCTCAATGATCTTGTACCGGTCTGGCATGTGGGTGACCATGTCAGTCATGTTATCTTCAGATGTTCTAACCAGAGTGGGACCAAACACTAGAGCCAGATTTCTAGGCTCCATCTAGGATAGACCGAGACAAAATTAGGAATTGGGGGGTGGGGAAATGGAGAAGTATGAAATAGTGTGCATAAAATGAGCTTTGCACAGGGGTATTTTACAAGTATGACATTGCAGTCAGGAATGACAGGGAACTGGCATACCTTATTTTTGTCAGAATGATCCGCTACTGTTTTCAGATGGCCAACCAAAAACTTAAGGGTGTGGTGATAGTGGCTTGGTAGATCATGGATCTGACAGAAAGATGGATTGGAGAAGAAGATAGACGAGGAAGATGTGGAATTACGTGGGGAATCATGGCACCTAGTACATGTGCACATGGTAATAATTAAGTTAAATGGGGGTGAAATGCACAGATAATAGAATACAATAATTATAAATTTAATgtataattaaatgtatttatttataaaatatgaaatgaattaaaataaatatatatatatattataacttGTTTTACCTACCAGTTTCCTCGTGGTCTTAAGTCTGTCCTCTGCATCTTCTAGCCGATTGGCATCAATGAAGTTACTATATTTGGCTGATTTTAAAAAACAGAGGTCCCTTAAACTGATGATTTAACTCATGATTTAAACAAGAATAAAGCTGTAAGAGTGGTTGGCCAGCCTATCAAAGTCAAAACATGATATgcagacaaacaaacattcaattaaaactagtggtgggcatagattttcttttttatctagattaatctcactgtaatcttggcattaatctagattaaaatggctcatttgaattccgccgaaggcattcagactatgtgtgctacccaaataatgactaaaggtaagtctttgagaacgggttggcgcatagaccaggggctcatctcctcTCCAAAATGCAttacaaactgcttgagaaagctgttctactatgataattggtgatgaaaataaattatgttcaataacatgtacttgtgtttattaactgttcaataagatgtacttgtgtttattaactgtttattagattagttagcttggctgatagagctgtactgacgggcttgcctcggttgcactcaaacatagcattttgacgacgactcttcccctgcgctacatcagtgcttggcccggcatcttccgcattagctaagggatgctttgcgtttaggcggtttttgagactggaagaactcctacagtaaactaattctgcATAGcgcaaggtgcaaacaaccttagtttTGTCGAGGTTTCCCGAGCAAaccaggcggcttcatagctgcatccatgttcgcacgtcacgtttgatgtgataaGGGCCGGCGCAAGCACCTTTGCCGCCCTAGGCAAGATGTTTCAacagcaccccccctccccccgggaGCGTAAATCGGAGAgacgcccccccaccccgcctcggcgccccctgctggtggtgcgggacggttaattaatggatgcactTTGGTATTTGGcacccccctcttcatggcaccctaggcggctgcctagttCGCCTATAGCAAACACCGGCCCTGGttgtgataatttcatacacaaggcatacacacaggttcgaagactcttTCTcgcccctacagtgcaattcggctaggtatacatccacgctgaaagtcatcatagcttgcgtagtatagacccagcttcCAACCTAACTTTGAGAAaagattaacggcgatatttAATAGATTAATGGCCCACCAGTATTTAAAACATGTATACAGACACACTTAAAAACTCAGTTTTTGAAGGGTTAAGGGTTTCATTCTCAGTGGAGGGGGGTTTCATTCTTGTTATGAGCTTACCATCTGTGAACAAGGGTTCTGGAAGTTTCCTGAAAAAGGACTTCAGCAGGCTACTTATGACATTTAAGTCCTGCCATCTCTGTGGTGGAAAGAAATTACATGTTGTCTCAAAGTGTCTAAGCCTAAAACATATCAACCCAACGGTTTATTATAGTTTTTTTGAAGAAAGCTGATATTAATTTGTAAAAGGCTATTTATAGATGTATGTATTACTTTATCTGGCACATATTCACACTTCTAAACATAACCAGACCTCTTCGGTGGTGATGATCTCCATCCCCTTATTGAGTTGCTCCTGAAGGCTGGACACCATGGCATTGTTGCCTGGTACCCTGTAGATGCCAGTGTACTCTAAACCCATGGTTTCAACCAGACCACAGCACACCTCCACTATCAAAGGGACAAACTAAAGACAAACAGCAAACCAAGTTAATTTTAGTTTGTTGGTCTCCCTTCGTGTGAGTGTTCTCTCATGTTCCTGATTTTGCTAAAATAATTACTATAGTTTtggtcctgcctgcctgcttttcCTTGTGTTTGAGTCTATATGCTAACCTCACCATGACAATGGGAAACATTTAAGTCTTAACTAACAATAGGTAAAAGCTTTAAAACTAACATTAGTAAACATGAATTGCATTGTCAGTAAGTGTTCATAAAACAATAGTCACACATACATTAAGCATTAATGCAGGGGTGGAAGTAACGAATTACAACTACTCACGTTACTGTAATTAAGTAGTTTTTGGGGGGGTACTTTTATGAGTAGATTTTTTAATCTGTAATTGTATTTGCACTAAAGTATAAATTAAGCTAAGTTATCTACTTTGATACTTTTAAAATCACAATTCTTTACTGAGGAGCCGAGCCTACAATTTGAATTAATATTCAAACATTTGACCGGCATCGATGCATGTGGACAGTAGTATTAGTATTATCTGAGCAATGTAACAATACTTAGGTAACCATTTTCAGTATTCTTTCCACCACTGCATTAATGTATATGCATGTAAATATTTTGTATATATCATTTACTTATACTTAGTTATGGTATGTAAATACTTGACTTAAATGATCTTACATACCATGAACAACTTCTTTACCAGTAGTTTCAGTGGTTTgtaaatgatacattttgtatgactTGGGTGACTCTGTTATTCCAACCAGTTGACTTTGCCCAAAAGTTGAGTTTACTGTTTCTTTGTTTCACAGTGACACAATCTACAAATAACCCCACCGTGTTGTTGTGAGCAGGTTGACAGTCCTCCAGTCGCACTCCAAACACCTTGGGATTCCCTGTCTTCTTTGCCTTCTTCATGATGTTAATCCCCCAAGGTGTCTTAATTTCATCTGAGCATAGACAAACATAccaagacaggcacacagacagacttgtTACAAATACTCTGTTTTCTGTACAGGTCTATACCGTAAAAGAACCTTAATGAAGTCACTTACCAGTTTTGGAAGAACGGTGCGAAGATGTGTTGTCTGTCTTGGTCAAGAGAAAAGGTGGCATCCTGCGATGGGTCTTGGGAGAGGCATCTGGCTTACTGCCTGTTGGACTGTGTACAGATTATACTTTGTTGAATGATCAGGTCATGATCATGATCATGAGTAGATTATGTTTTTATGATCAGACAAATTGCATAGCAGAGAATGCCTTTCTTTCTCATAACACTGTAACATATTAGGACAAAGAAAGTCTAGTTCTCTAGTAAAGATAAAGTAACCTTTGCTTCCTGTAATCATTGAGTTTCTTGTTGATGAGAGCTTGTCTGGAGAAACCCAGTTCCTAAAAAAGACAATCAAAACTAAATCAAACATTTCCATTTCAAGAAAGTATCGCAAACTTAAATGTCCAGTAAATATACGTTATCAACATAGAAATGAAATGTCTTCCATTATCTCAATTTCAAATGTAGACTAAAGTGTCATATTAGGTCAAACTAACTTCATTGTCCGTCTTGCTGTTCTCCCGGATGACTCTGATCCAGCCCAGCATGTCATCTCGGTCCTCTGCTTGCAGCAGGTACTCACAGAAGTCCTGAGTGGTCAGCCTCAGCGTGTGCTTACGCTTAGTTTCACTGTAAGCAATGTCAATCAAACAGCCCCGAATACTGATTGGTGGATGCTCATCTTCTGTGTGGCTGGGGCCTGCCACTGCCCCGTGAAGGACCGCCTCCCGTTTGTCTTTGTAGAGGAACAGTGAATGGGAGCGTAGCACAGAAAATACACGTTTCCATGGACGCATGCCTCCACCCACCTTCTgtgaagggtgaggagggaacAATAGTAAATTCAGTGGAACAGCTTTGACATTAGATGGACAGCATATACGATAAGGTCTAACACCAACTGTTTCTCTGGGGTGGGATTATTCCTTAAAAAACTTTTAATATTGTAATCATGTCATTATTATTgagtattattttatttttaaacacTGAGACAAATTCATTTGACATCACTGTTAAATCTTACTTAAATTCTATCTATTTTCTAAATTGTCGTGACAATTCATATTTATTCTAAAAGGTCCCATCCTAGCACACGTGAGAGGTATTTGTTTtctcacaaaaaaaaacagatgtTAATTGTATTAGTTTGATCCTTCTAGTTCTTCAACTAGCACTCTTGCATGTGTTTTATGTGGGCCTATGGGAAAGAACATCagtttaaatatattttgtataaGGTATCATGTATAAGGATCTTAGTGAAGCAATTAAAGATTTTCTTTTCAAAATCTTTACCAGCATGAAATTACAGCAAAGTTAATATTTAAAACACAAGCTAAACCAAACCATTGTCATCCTAAGTAAAAGCAGGCAGACCTACAGTGACCTAACCATCAAGTTAACAGTATTATGGAGTTAAAACATCTACATCCACATTTCAAGCCCAGCTGAACCTGGGACATCTTAAGCAAAAGCACAGTCAAGAGAAAACGGACAAGCTGTGTGGAAGAGCAGAAGGACAACAATCATAAACTCATATTGAAGCTGTGCCTGACCTATTTGAAGGACAAGGAAAAGCAGGGAGTGCTAATTTAAATGGCTTTAACTGACCAATCATATGCATCTCCCTTCTTGCATGCCAACCTGCCTGTCTCATATAACCTCTGCAGCAGATTTTTTGCTGCACTCACTTTATGCACTTTTGTATGTTGGATAAGAGTCTGCTAACTAAGAAGTGTTTACCATGTACGgtatctacagtgccctccaaaagtattggaacagtgaggccaattcctttatttttgctgtagactgaaaacatttgggcttgacatcaaacgatgaatgtgaaaccagagatcaacgtttcagcttttatttccaggtatttacatcagattctgatgcacaaattagaaaatatcacctttttgttcgaacccacccatttgtcacgtgagcaaaagtattggaacatgtgactgacaggtgtgttttgttgcccaggtgtgtcctattacatacattattcaatcaataaataccactgaatgtctacactcaggttcagattgggtaagataggttttgtctatgcagactgtattcagaggtgaaaacaacatgaaaaccagagcgctgtctttgggtgaaaaacaagcaattgtgagtcttagagaagatggaaaatcaatcagagccattgcagaaacattggccatagccagtacaaccatttggaatgtcctgaagaagaagaaaactactggtgtactaagtaacagacgtcgaacaggtagaccaaggaaaacatcagcagttgatgacagaaacattgtgagagctgtaaagaaagaccctaaaacaactgttagtgagatcagcaacaacctccagatggcaggagtgaaggtatcactatctactgttcgcagaagacttcatgaacaaaagtacaagggctacaccagaagatgcaaaccactcattagcaagaagaataggaaggccaggctggaatttgccaaaaagtacagagatgaacctcaaaaattctgggacaaagttttatggactgatgagacaaagattaacttttaccaaagtgatggaaaggctaaagtttggagaaagaaaggaactgctcatgatcccaaacacacaagctcatctgtgaaacacggtggaggtaatgtcatggcttgggcttgcatggcttcttctgggacgggctcattaatcttcattgaggatgtaacacatgatggcagcagcaaaatgaactcggaagtctacagaaacattttgtctgccaatttaaggaaagatgcaaccaaactgattggcagagccttcatcatgcagcaagataacgacccaaaacacactgccaaaacaacaaaggagttcatcaggggcaagaaatggaaggtattagactggccaagtcaatctccagacttaaaccctatagagcatgcattttacctgcttaagaggagactgaagggaggaaccccacaaaacaaacaacaactgaaagaggctgcagtgaaagcctgggaaagcatcaaaaaggaagaatgcaaaggtttggtgacgtcaatgggtcacagacttgctgcagttattgaaagcaaaggatttgcaactaaatattaagtcttattcacttaaatatgttttaagtatatctgttccaatacttttgatcacatgacaaatgggtggattcaaacaaaatgtgatattttcttagttgtgcatcagatcctgatgtaaatacctggaaataaaagctgaaacgttgatctctggtctcacgttcattatttgatgtcaagcccaaatgttttcagtctacagcaaaaataaaggaattcgcctcactgttccaatacttttggagggcactgtatgtctatGTCTATCtaaagggtgtgtgtatgtttgggtATGCCTCTGAATGGGTGTTACCTTTCCCTTTTTGGTAAGAATCTGTTTGTAGTGCAGCCAGCCCTCCTTGCGGACATTACTGAAAGTGATAGTGCCCAACTCAGAGGTGGAGTGGCGTTTGGACCGCACCTCCTCTGCAACTCGCAAACTCTCTAGagactaaaacagacaactaaTCAGATAACAAATCCACTTAGCCCGCCAGTCAttgatggagaaagaaagacaacaaATAAAACTGTTTCGTGTACAACTCACCCCATCAGTGAAAAAGCTCTTGACCCTTTTTGGTAGTCGTCTGAGAAAGAAAGTGCAAATTGTAATAAAAAAATTGTCAACTTTGTGCCTATTTATGTTGGGTAAAAGAAACTTGGTTGGTAATTATTTCCAATTACTTTATACCTGTTTTTATTAATCTCAAGAGTGAAATCCTAAGGTAAACTCACGAGAAGACACGCCCTTcttccctgaagctattgagaCCCTCGTCACATGACTTGGATCGTTCAGTTGTGATGGCCAGCAAGTAGGAGGAACGGCGTCCCTTGATACTGCCTGATCAAAGATACAGATAAAATAGGGATTAGAGAGTCAATCAGAGAGCGAGATAAGGGGTCAGACAGGTTTGACTATTGCCAGTATTTTACCAGCTATTTTGTTTTGCTATAAAATACATTATATAAACAGATTTTAAAAACTACAGAAGACCTCTGTAGGGAGCATGACGAACTTCTTCTGATGTATGAGTGTGGGTTTACCCATGCCACAACACTGTTGTTTGTCTGAATTTTGGGTGAAGTAGAATTCTAGATTGTTTATAACTTTGTGGAAACTGTGGGGGGAGTTTCTTTCTTGTTTTGGCATTCAAATGCCCACTAAGCGAAAGCCATGTGTCCAATGGTTTGTTGAGCCAGGCCTAATTGCAGAACATCAGTACCTGACCTCAATAATGATCTTGTGGCTGAATCCCACATCAATGTTTAAGCTTCTATTGGACAGTACCCCATAAATAAGGAGATGTCTGTATAGTTAACAGCTATCACATATTTTTGGCCATATAATGTCCGTCTCAATATCTCAGTCCAGAACTTTGTTCTCCAACTTTTTGAAGTACTCCACAAATCTGGGTGCTGCATCCATTTATTTGGTTGTCTAATGGCTCTACACTTCGGTGGCTGCAGAGGTCTGGCTGTCAAGTTGTTTTTCTGTGGTAAATACACGTTTTACAATTaatcttcatcttcatcatccctGGAAGAGGATATCCCTCACTGAATGACCCCTCATAAAGCCAATCTCAGTGAAAGTTGGTGATTGGTGCTTATCTGTTGTCAATAAAGCCCTTTGTGACAATGCTTTAAAAAAGGCTGCAAAAATGTGGTTTGATGTGATTTAAAACTATACATTCACATTCATGTGATTCGGAAGATTAAATGAAAAGGGCTAAGTAAATATGACTAAAAAAAGCATGTAAGATGTATGAATAGGACTGAGAGGTTTGAATCATACATGCTGTATGGCAAGTGTAAAAGCTATGTGAAAAACCTTGTTATATAATTTGGGATGTTATTTGAACTTCCTTTCTATCGAGGCTTTCTCAAAGATTAATTTATCACAAAaatagttgttttgtttttcatacAATTGAATTTTAATTGAGTGATAACATTATTGAGGTTGAAGGGAAAAACTTTTAGATATGAAGGGAAGAGTAAGGTAGGTTTTTGGGAACAATGGGGTAAGGGTGGGTAACTCACTGCAGTCCCTGGTGCGGAGTCGGACAGGGGAGGAGTTGGAGAGGATAGGGGACACCATATTAGAAGTAAGGAGGGTGGGCACAGAAGCGAAAACAGAGGGGCACTGGGCACTGGAGGACACCAAACTGCAGGCAGGCACATGGCAGGCACTGTCAGCATTAGGGCCTGTAGACTCATCTGTTTGGGGGGGGCAGTTTAAGGTCAAATATGTGGGAAGGTGGAAAGTGAGATTGTACAAATAACAGTCATGTTACAGACGAGTCACACATGAACATATTCTCACAGCATCTACAAAAGTAAGATGTTAAAGTTGAAagttaaattcaattaag
This DNA window, taken from Hypomesus transpacificus isolate Combined female chromosome 13, fHypTra1, whole genome shotgun sequence, encodes the following:
- the LOC124476009 gene encoding rho GTPase-activating protein 23-like isoform X1 → MLRGGVPAPPGRNWCFQCSVGVDCSDPEPRCIWLAVLQRVSQDNTPHSYPPASSLVSDHQSVPRRTIPSSGLARAKGLRDGMVSSNENVRTQLLGEVEGVSKQGPQTVVLQKSQQGFGFTLRHFILYPPSLQTHIKDEENGNGTGKASLRPDLEPMDTIFVKSVKDRGPAHQAGLCTGDRLVKVNGESVLGKTYSQVLTLIQNSGNVLELSIMPKDEDVIQLVSAYSQDANLQGIKPYSGGPQNLPEPPPFCYSRSKPTPPIASPTHIPLDNWHCRPVSQASPLDNCSSTSTLIPGWPGGPEEHKQKNGAQFVSAQKPSYGHNRGHSLSTLSALDFHFANHNAAIASATLPHVLPRKSSLPASRAQADARCHQALSDWYYSQAEAAGNMSPRHQSISQDRLAELGLALGSASSADQRSWRVSQETIQCHQQAAASSHNSYWLEGWGMVGPGSRSCSEGLLAAYAENDHSYGRSVDTLTQAAALVSPHGDQTSAWLSQTAQPDTTAVEVKKQKGLGNQQKIKTTVTSSMVISATVSAVGRQHQQMAAPQTRTMEGKESVDYKSYSPLCPPKAGHFLQQDHSSREPTYGSHLNWSPCNQTSLSDSELGLVVVPRPRSTPALFSTEDDKLSLEQDREALSPLAFNQEIIFRQKPPSGCRIPIHTLQHPHFAVSVDSAEPPAALSSPVSGGSRPGDSLRKANGNLPPDNSLASIPFIDESTGPNADSACHVPACSLVSSSAQCPSVFASVPTLLTSNMVSPILSNSSPVRLRTRDCSSIKGRRSSYLLAITTERSKSCDEGLNSFREEGRVFSRLPKRVKSFFTDGSLESLRVAEEVRSKRHSTSELGTITFSNVRKEGWLHYKQILTKKGKKVGGGMRPWKRVFSVLRSHSLFLYKDKREAVLHGAVAGPSHTEDEHPPISIRGCLIDIAYSETKRKHTLRLTTQDFCEYLLQAEDRDDMLGWIRVIRENSKTDNEELGFSRQALINKKLNDYRKQSPTGSKPDASPKTHRRMPPFLLTKTDNTSSHRSSKTDEIKTPWGINIMKKAKKTGNPKVFGVRLEDCQPAHNNTFVPLIVEVCCGLVETMGLEYTGIYRVPGNNAMVSSLQEQLNKGMEIITTEERWQDLNVISSLLKSFFRKLPEPLFTDAKYSNFIDANRLEDAEDRLKTTRKLIHDLPSHYHHTLKFLVGHLKTVADHSDKNKMEPRNLALVFGPTLVRTSEDNMTDMVTHMPDRYKIIETLILHHDWFFNAGTLDRDEKAPVDKRDMQPVPNIDHLLSNIGRTGVLGETSVSTTSDSVKSKVSLDIKKDLSARDFLPSLIFKATRKRKKCPSTHPMDSSSGEDSEHEPIKASNYGVDEEKKGKDQDQEHVTEGLNPPRIENSWETEGNKGKKRIEAKQFLFRGSGVTVETEKERPARNIVRWDEGGLSTKIPQPCPNSFLYSHCQYPNVITSTTQMRSQEELTALPLLNVPRLARACSVFPSWLSYLRLPSLSQASSLQRAPQTQWDQRLPVCYRKKRGIRVRAVSMNLEMELGKDEDGLKSRRGERVELLRSPMKEQCQLSSPVEASQRATVHPVTVPDSTLSALAPGPLLTIGPPSLSHSSAGRTDQDPLCPSTIVLRKTTLEAHKRKAWRRHTVVV